The genomic window cttacacatgatttttatatgcgtactttcccttccagcctcatatcctTATTTCtgcagatgacatccctcagacatcctgacacgtaattggctttatttgcttgctctCGGACGCTCTCTTTACCATCATcttaactacatatttcgactcccagattttcgaatctcgagacttgttcaattagttcgttgttaattactattttgcatcttatgggttcccttgacactaccagggatttggtCTTAGCTGTTGATCTACTGCTGtggttcttcgccactgtattgaaagtttgtgccattcgctgtaggttatcctcgttatcggagattaagattgcgtcgtcagcataacagaggatttttatttgttttctgcCATCTTCTATCCTTTTCATGTACTTTTAATGTTTTACATGATTTTGTtcactactaaattaaaaagtaatgggctcaagctatccccttgtctgatacctgagttgatttctacttccgatgttagttcattatcgacttttattctggttttgttcttcatattaatgtctttaattatatTATCAGTATCACCTTGTTGGTCTCATTTTTCTtctttagcaatcttagcacatctaATCTAACACACTCGAAGGctttagtcagatctataaagcacataaatgcaggttaATTATATTCCCGTGCTTTCTAAGCTATTTATATGgctattggtaggggagcaaagtaagctaaatgtgcagtcactcgagcgttatggggacctattgggttgtgaagagtaggtcttaaagtaaagttttccattttagtggggactttccatttttaatttaactttatatttacaacaatcgttttttttagcgccatctatccataattcgaaaaaatgtctcgaataaaatttacttacttttaggtAAGTAATCCAAATCGCCGGAATAGGCGAACGAAATGAGAGAGGAGAAAGGCTATTACAATTTGTCATCGACACTGAACTTAGTATCATGAACACCATGTTTAAACATCACCCGCGAAGACTATCAACTTGGACTTCACCAGAGGGAAGATATaaaaatcaaatagattatattCTTGTCAGCAACCGATGGAAAAGTTCGGTAGTAAACGTAAAGACAAAACCAGCGGCGGATTGCGGAACAGACCATAAACTGTTACAATCCGAATTCCGTATCAAATTTTGTAAGAAAATTGAAACAACTAGAACAATTAAATATATTCATAAAGAGCCTGGGAAATACAAAGAAACACTAAGACATAGTAACACACCAAACATTACTGGCGATCCCAATTAAACATGGGAATATACAAAGACGTGGATTATAGACGCAATAAATATTACAAACCCCAAAGAAACCCAACGGAAAGAAAAACACTGGATGACTGATGAGACACTGAACCTAGTAGAAGAACGAAGAAATATTAGAAACAACGCTGCAAATCCAACAGAATCTGAAAACAAGATAGCAGATGTAAACAGACGCATAAAATCATCAAGTAGAAGAGACAAAAATAATCACATTAAAGAAATATGCAAACAACTAGAAGCACACGCCGACCATCAAGAATCTAGAGAACTGTTTGCCAAAGTGAAATACTTAACTAAAGAGTTTAAACCACAAACGCCCGTCATTAACGATAACTTGGGAACGATCATCACCAATGCAGAGGGCATAGCAGCGACATGGAAACAATACTGTGAAATGCTGTTTCATAGTGACCATGAAGACGTGAATCCAGAAGAAATAAATGACGAAAAGGAACCACATATTTTAAAATCGGAAATAGAAACcgcaattaaaaaattaaaaactagaaaatcTCAAGGAGAAGACGGAATCACGGCGGAAGCACTTAAAGAAATGGGAGACATAGGAGTTGAAGTGATGTTCAAACTGTGTAATGAAATCTGGAACACAGGAAAATGGCCAGATGATTGGTGTAAGCTTACTTTCATACCCATTTATAAGAAAGGCTCACCAACTGATTGTAATAACTACCGCACTATAGCCCTGATCTCCCACGCAAGTAAAGTCCTTCTAACTATAATTACCGAGAGGTTAAAATCAATACTTTTACCACAGATCCCACAAGAACAATGTGGATTTGTCCCTGGAAGAGGCACACGAGAACAAATTCTTAATCTCAGACAAATTCTAGAAAAATCTAGAGAATTTAATCTAGAAACATATTTGTCGCGCCcaggagagagaagaatggatagCAACCATTCGTCAAATACCATAACGTCACCACATCCTTACAAAGGATAAAGGATAGAGGAGGAAGTAAGTCTCTCGGTAGCCGCCGAAGAGACAAGACGCGCAGAGTGCGGACGAGCAGCAGTAGCAGCGCAACAAGTCGAGGAGAGGGAAGTGCTTTAGTGTAACGTACTTCTTAGTACGGCTGTGAATGTAAGCACAGCAACACTAGAGCGCTCGCTCTCGCTAGACGCGAAGACGTGGAAGCAGAGGCAAAAGCCAACCTCTTGGATGTGGTGAAACTCAGGAAGTTTGATTTCATTGAATTTTCTGAGACATTGCAAACAAGGGTTGGAAAGCAGAATAAGCAATAGcgggctcgacgtgagcccgCTACGGGATACTCTCTGTGCCTCCGATAGGAATGGGTACAGTTTAAAACACTGTAcctcgacactgcaaggtgtagttatttagaatacatcttgcagccccggcccctaaggtcagagagttgagaaaatcaagaggatcccgtatctagttctgtctaggtacgagaactaccgcgctgttgtgcagggagccaaccctgaagtcGATGTGGTGTCGGGCCAATCGGCTGAAAAAAAGGCTTCTTCTAAAAGTTAGGTTACCGCTCCCAACCAAAGATGACACGAGTCAGATCTCGGTCACCCCCCAAATCCAAGGCGCTTTCCCCGCCAAGATATGCAGACTCTAAAGAGTCCCTCCTGTTACAGCACCCTTAAGAGAGCAGCGATGACCACTCGAGCGACCAGGAAGATGGCAAAGACGGTTTTACgattcaaaatcgtagaataagaaaaaagaagaagaagtcaaaagGCAAGGACTCCACGCAGAACGCCGAGACCACCGAGAACGTCACCGAAGCCACCCAGGAAGTCGAGGATTCCCAGAACATCGGGGCCACCCAGGAAGTCGAAGACATGGACGAAGACGTCCCAGGCGCCGAAGGCAGGGGCACTACCAAACGTCAGCGGTTTGAAGAGGATGCCGCCAGCGAAGACGAGCTGACAAAGGCCAACGCAGAAATCAACCGACTCAGAACCCTGATGAAAGAATTTGCAGCAAACGTTGATGCAAACAACAAAAGATACGAAGATGTGATCGCACAACAGAAGGCAGAGATCAAAGAGCTGAATACGGAGATTCGACGAATGAGCGAAAAGATGGATGCCAGATTCGACGAGTTGATAGCTCTCCAGAAACAACTCGCAAAGAAATCGGAGAAGAAAAACCCCGAAAAGACGGACAAAAAGCCACCAGTAGAGCAGCCTGCCACCAAAAAGATGACCACCGAGCAGACTCGACCACCCAGCCAGAAGGCTACCACCTCGACGAAGGAGGCGTCCacccaacagaggaaaaagagtAAGGAAGAGTTTCCACCCCTGGTGACACACCTTCCACTAACCGACGAGGAAGACGCCGCATGGACGTCCAACCAAGAAAAAGCCATGAAACTAGCTCCCCAGGTACAGCTACCCCTCCCCGAGGAACCAGTGCCATCCACGAGCACAGATAGGGACGCGCTTGCCGCTTCCAGTCAAACTGATACAGTGTCAATGGAAACAAACCAAGACGAAGAAGACGCCGAAGAAGCCGTGTTACCTGAAAACCAGGTAACACCATACAGAAAACCGCCTGTAATTAAGTTACAGAGTGTTAGCGAGACAGGGGCTATTCTTACCATAGCCCAGGGCAAAGGCATCATCACCACAAACAAAATCTCCAGAAGTGGCAGAGAGACGCTCATCCAGGCTAAAAGCCCGGATGACTACAGAAAGATGACAAGGATAGTGGAGGAATATGCAGAAGCATACGCCgccaaagagaaaaagaggctacaatggatagcctttcCACTCGACGAAGAGAGGAAACCAAAATTAGTGTTACGAGGATTGCCCACGAATACCACCGAGAAGGCAATCCAAGAAGACATGGCAAACCAATATGGAATAACCTGCCACACAGCACGTAACATGTCTACGAGAGTAGGGAAAAGGAGGCCATTACCCATGTTTGTCATGACACTGGATCAGGAAGACGTGGAAAAAGCAAAGCGGGTAACGAACCTGTGCCACATGAAAGTTGTGGTAGAGGACCTACGCAAGGCAGCAGGACcgacgcagtgcttcaactgccaagGGTACCATCACGCCCAGAACTCGTGTCACAAGGACCCGAGATGTGTGAAGTGCGGCGAAGAACACCACTCAAAGCAGTGCCAGAGAGCCAGAGAAGTCAAGGCAACGTGTGCCAACTGCAATGGGAGCCACCCAGCCAACTACAGAGGATGTCCTAGGTGCCCAACCTGGGGGAGGCCTCCACCACAGAGGTCACAACAGCGACCACCACCAAACCGAAGACAGCAGGCAACCGGGGTATCCTACGCGCAAGCCACGCAGGGAGACCAACCAGCGCAGAACAACACACCATCCAACCGACCAACCCTCCCAGACGAAGAGTACCTAGTCAGGATGGTCACAAACATCGTGACTAAGGTAGTCCAAGAGGTGATAATCAGCACCAGGCAGGCACAGAACTAATGGCAGagaggggatacttgaggataggctcctggaacccgggcggcataaccacaaatcagaacatactagatgaactcgccaacagatacgagatggacatcgtagcaattcaggaaacaaaactgaccaacaacttcaacctaaagtttcctggatacgacgtatataggaacgacctcactagaagatcaggaggaacggccatcctagtaaagaagggtattagacacaccagttacactactccaccactggtcaacatggaagccacaacaatagaagttaacatgaggcaaggcgcaataaggatcacatcagcctacgtaagaccacaagaccctttaatggacgatgacctagatgcgttcctaaacatcgccgaaccatccatcataataggagacctgaatgcaagatcccccaactggaacgacagagctacgaacagaaacggacgactactaaacagatacatagaaaacaacgaagacacaatggcaatgggcccagaagaacctacccactacccaggaaacgcacttccgacacacatcgacttagttgtagccaaaaacctaggactgcaatcagaattaatcacgctggacgaaggattaactgaccaccaccccatcctactagaaatcggaacatgggaagagacaaacccgccaaaaagaacaaaaaagaaaataaagtggactaactacaaaaggttagtaagtgaaggaataaacatagtgccagtaataaacaatccagaagaaatagaaggaaaagtcctagagttcgaaaatatcatccaagaggcaattagaaatagcacaacagaggaagatgtcgagatattcatgggaaggttcaaagacataccacaagaaacacaagagttgataagggaaaaaaatagagcaaagaaaacagcaagaagaacaagaaacagagtagataaatcctgggcaaatattttaaatagggaggtccaaacggccctaaaactccaccgtagcgaaaaatgggacaacttcgtacaagagatggaagaacaagactcaaacatgagaaatgtctggaagctccagaaaatgctgagaagcgacaggaaacctatccccccactacatggaagatacggcatggtatacaccatagaagACAAAGCAGAGGCGATGAGGACTACACTCGAAGATGAATGCAGACTGAACTTCCACCAAGacgaagacgacgacttcctggaagaagtcgaagaacaagaagaaggaccagaagacccagaggacttcatccccccaacatcaccggaagaaatcaatgaacatatcaaaaatagttcaccgagaaaagcgcctggcctcgacgaaataaccaacagagccctaaaatatttgcccagaaaagctatagtgtatttcacaaatattataaacgcaatattaagattcaagacattcccaaacagatggaaagaggcccgtgtcatcatgattccaaaacctggcaagaatcacacattcccacagaactacaggccaatcagcttacttccagcgatcagcaagatagtggaaagaatcatcctcagcagactgcaagcggaaacaacccgactaaatatcatcccagaggctcaattcggatttagagcagagcactccagcgaactacaagtcctcaggctaaccg from Diabrotica virgifera virgifera chromosome 5, PGI_DIABVI_V3a includes these protein-coding regions:
- the LOC126885512 gene encoding uncharacterized protein LOC126885512, which encodes MESSDDHSSDQEDGKDGFTIQNRRIRKKKKKSKGKDSTQNAETTENVTEATQEVEDSQNIGATQEVEDMDEDVPGAEGRGTTKRQRFEEDAASEDELTKANAEINRLRTLMKEFAANVDANNKRYEDVIAQQKAEIKELNTEIRRMSEKMDARFDELIALQKQLAKKSEKKNPEKTDKKPPNSPKVTGQVQRNSVFVYFQESL